One Micromonospora craniellae genomic region harbors:
- a CDS encoding ABC transporter ATP-binding protein, with product MSERQVVLGIEDLAVTIGTRRGPARAVVGVDWSVRAGETLALVGESGSGKSMSVLAATGLAPRSARVTGRVHLLGTELTGLREAERRRLRGRHVGFVFQDPMTSLNPVLTVGRQVAEASEEHLGLSRRAARTRAIELLDMVGIPSAERRVDAYPHQFSGGMRQRVVIAMALACEPDLLIADEPTTALDVTTQAQIVELVADLRRRLGTAVVWITHDLGVVAGIADTVAVMYAGRIVEQGPVDAVFGRPAHPYTRALLAARPDPAAGGGELVTIRGAPPSPLDLPAGCAFWPRCPVRGDARCEHEPPPLVSVSGRHEVRTFYPRRHDGEDR from the coding sequence ATGAGCGAGCGCCAGGTGGTGTTGGGGATCGAGGACCTCGCCGTGACGATCGGTACCCGGCGGGGGCCGGCGCGGGCGGTCGTCGGGGTGGACTGGTCGGTCCGGGCGGGGGAGACGCTGGCCCTGGTGGGGGAGTCGGGCAGCGGCAAGAGCATGAGCGTGCTGGCCGCGACCGGCCTCGCGCCGCGTTCGGCCCGGGTGACGGGGCGGGTGCACCTGCTCGGCACGGAACTCACCGGGCTGCGGGAGGCGGAACGCCGACGGTTGCGGGGACGGCACGTGGGTTTCGTGTTCCAGGATCCGATGACGTCGCTCAACCCGGTGTTGACGGTGGGCCGGCAGGTCGCGGAGGCGAGCGAGGAGCATCTCGGCCTGAGTCGGCGGGCGGCCCGGACCCGCGCCATCGAGCTGCTCGACATGGTCGGCATCCCGTCGGCCGAGCGGCGGGTGGACGCGTACCCGCACCAGTTCTCCGGCGGCATGCGGCAGCGGGTGGTGATCGCGATGGCGTTGGCCTGCGAGCCGGATCTGCTGATCGCCGACGAGCCGACCACCGCGTTGGACGTCACCACGCAGGCACAGATCGTCGAGCTGGTGGCGGACCTGCGACGGCGACTCGGCACGGCGGTCGTCTGGATCACCCATGACCTGGGCGTGGTCGCCGGGATCGCGGACACGGTGGCGGTCATGTACGCCGGTCGCATCGTCGAGCAGGGGCCGGTCGACGCGGTCTTCGGTCGGCCGGCACACCCGTACACCCGTGCCCTGCTGGCGGCGCGGCCGGACCCGGCGGCGGGCGGCGGCGAGCTGGTCACCATCCGGGGCGCCCCGCCGAGTCCGCTGGACCTGCCGGCCGGCTGTGCCTTCTGGCCCCGCTGCCCGGTGCGGGGTGACGCCCGCTGTGAGCACGAGCCGCCGCCGCTGGTGTCGGTGTCGGGGCGGCACGAGGTGCGCACCTTCTATCCGCGACGGCACGACGGGGAGGACCGATGA
- a CDS encoding ABC transporter permease has protein sequence MSGRLGRLVPAWADVRSRGGSDGQVRRALSALWRDPLALSGSAVLVLLVVVGVAGPWLAPSGVNEVDTDRMLQPPSWSHPFGTDELGRDVLSRVMIAARVSLQVGLVSVGIALAVGVTLGLLAGYYGGWLDNILMRCMDVLFAFPVLLLAVAIVAVLGPGLLTAMIAIGVVYTPIFARVTRAGVLSVREQVFVRAAVSIGASDLRIMGQHVLLNIAAPLIVQTSLSLAFAILSEAALSFLGLGVQPPEPAWGRMLDDGREFVTDAWWLGVFPGAAIFLTVLAFNLVGDALRDVLDPRQLTVAEARRSTS, from the coding sequence ATGAGCGGCCGGCTCGGACGACTCGTCCCGGCCTGGGCCGACGTCCGCTCGCGGGGCGGCAGCGACGGGCAGGTACGCCGTGCGCTGTCGGCGCTGTGGCGCGACCCGCTGGCCCTGAGCGGCAGCGCGGTGCTCGTGCTGCTGGTCGTGGTGGGGGTGGCCGGCCCCTGGCTGGCGCCGTCGGGCGTCAACGAGGTGGACACCGACCGGATGCTCCAGCCGCCGAGTTGGTCGCACCCGTTCGGCACCGACGAGCTGGGCCGCGACGTGCTCAGCCGAGTCATGATCGCGGCCCGGGTCTCGCTCCAGGTCGGGCTGGTCAGCGTCGGCATCGCCCTGGCCGTCGGGGTGACCCTCGGGCTGCTCGCCGGCTACTACGGCGGCTGGTTGGACAACATCCTGATGCGCTGCATGGACGTGCTGTTCGCGTTCCCGGTGCTGCTGCTCGCGGTGGCGATCGTGGCCGTGCTGGGGCCGGGACTGCTCACCGCGATGATCGCGATCGGGGTGGTCTACACGCCGATCTTCGCCCGGGTCACCCGAGCCGGGGTGCTCTCGGTGCGGGAGCAGGTCTTCGTCCGGGCGGCGGTCTCGATCGGCGCGTCGGACCTGCGCATCATGGGTCAGCACGTGCTGCTGAACATCGCGGCGCCGCTGATCGTGCAGACCTCGCTGTCGCTGGCCTTCGCGATCCTCTCCGAGGCGGCGCTCTCCTTCCTCGGTCTCGGCGTACAGCCGCCGGAACCGGCCTGGGGCCGGATGCTCGACGACGGCCGGGAGTTCGTCACCGACGCGTGGTGGCTGGGCGTCTTCCCGGGGGCCGCCATCTTCCTCACCGTACTGGCGTTCAACCTGGTCGGCGACGCGCTGCGGGACGTGCTCGACCCCCGCCAGCTCACCGTAGCCGAAGCCCGAAGGAGCACGTCGTGA
- a CDS encoding M23 family metallopeptidase, which yields MTTGHPRTHRRTRRFWKLLLALGAVAALGAVAYVVVPQLLPPGPRPLFQMPVGCGETWQVGTYPGHGEYDVDFFPLEGDQWGQPVLASYQGTVTVAGINGSLGGRTPADPDGPPGRGGGYWVKIDHGGRWETQYLHLLEPPLVEEGQRVAQGEQIGRIGSTGNSGAPHLHYEQRVGWQKVETWFDGVPSGITSDDAEYTMKLTSNNCPDGQP from the coding sequence GTGACGACCGGCCATCCCCGCACCCATCGTCGTACCCGCCGTTTCTGGAAGCTCCTGCTCGCGCTCGGTGCTGTCGCGGCCTTGGGCGCGGTCGCCTACGTGGTGGTGCCGCAACTGCTGCCGCCGGGACCGCGCCCGCTGTTCCAGATGCCGGTGGGCTGCGGCGAGACGTGGCAGGTGGGCACCTACCCCGGCCACGGCGAGTACGACGTCGACTTCTTCCCCCTCGAAGGGGACCAGTGGGGGCAGCCGGTGCTCGCCTCGTATCAGGGCACCGTCACGGTGGCCGGCATCAACGGGTCGCTGGGTGGCCGTACCCCGGCGGACCCGGATGGTCCGCCGGGACGGGGCGGCGGCTACTGGGTGAAGATCGACCACGGCGGGCGGTGGGAGACGCAGTACCTGCACCTGCTCGAACCGCCGTTGGTCGAGGAGGGGCAGCGGGTCGCCCAGGGCGAGCAGATCGGGCGGATCGGCAGCACCGGCAACTCGGGCGCCCCGCACCTGCACTACGAGCAGCGGGTGGGCTGGCAGAAGGTGGAGACCTGGTTCGACGGTGTGCCGTCCGGCATCACCAGCGACGACGCCGAGTACACGATGAAGCTGACCAGCAACAACTGTCCCGACGGGCAGCCCTGA
- a CDS encoding ABC transporter substrate-binding protein has protein sequence MSSTRFRLAGATFTLMLVAVAGCTTGEGVHVDGADGASAGGVLNAAIGGEPDQLDPHKTSAYYSFQVLENVYDTLVEPDANLEMQPALATGWTTSDDQLTWTFTLREGVRFSDGSPLTAEDVVYSYTRIIDEKLNTAYKFATVRSVTAPDPTTVVVALTAPTPNLLANLGGFKGVAIVQKANIESGEVTTKPVGSGPFAIGSYTSGDNIRLVRNDNYWGEKPKVDGVTFTFVSDPTVALQNLRGGEVHWTDNLPPQQVPALLDADELTVRSVPSTDYWYLALNQARKPYDNVAVRRAIAFALDREAITKAAKFGLATVNQTAISQNSAYHYEYAPYTHDANQARQLLDQAGVSGLTLDLMVTTEYPETVTAAQVIASQLAEIGVTVKIRTLDFAQWLDEQGNGNFDAFMLGWLGNIDPDEFYYAQHHSGGTFNFHKYANPTVDRLLDQARTETDQGARKQRYEQVAKQIVDDASYIYLYNPDVAQGWSSGLTGYEVRTDRAIRFRDAALAK, from the coding sequence ATGTCCAGCACCAGATTCCGGTTGGCCGGCGCCACCTTCACCCTGATGCTCGTCGCAGTCGCGGGCTGCACCACGGGCGAGGGGGTCCACGTCGACGGGGCCGACGGAGCGAGCGCGGGCGGTGTCCTCAACGCTGCCATCGGTGGCGAACCCGACCAGCTCGACCCGCACAAGACCTCTGCCTACTACAGCTTCCAGGTCCTGGAGAACGTCTACGACACCCTGGTCGAGCCGGACGCGAACCTGGAGATGCAGCCCGCGCTGGCCACCGGGTGGACCACCAGCGACGACCAGCTCACCTGGACGTTCACCCTCCGCGAGGGAGTCAGGTTCTCCGACGGGTCACCACTGACCGCCGAGGACGTCGTGTACTCGTACACCCGGATCATCGACGAGAAGCTGAACACCGCGTACAAGTTCGCCACCGTCAGGTCGGTGACCGCGCCAGATCCCACCACGGTGGTCGTCGCGCTGACCGCGCCCACGCCGAACCTGCTCGCCAACCTCGGTGGCTTCAAGGGCGTGGCGATCGTGCAGAAGGCCAACATCGAGTCCGGCGAGGTGACCACGAAGCCGGTCGGCAGCGGCCCGTTCGCGATCGGCTCCTACACCAGCGGCGACAACATCCGGCTGGTCCGCAACGACAACTACTGGGGCGAGAAGCCCAAAGTGGACGGGGTGACCTTCACCTTCGTCAGCGATCCGACCGTGGCTCTGCAGAACCTGCGCGGCGGCGAGGTCCACTGGACCGACAACCTGCCGCCCCAGCAGGTGCCCGCGCTGCTCGACGCCGACGAGCTCACCGTGCGGTCGGTGCCGTCCACCGACTACTGGTACCTGGCCCTCAACCAGGCCCGTAAGCCGTACGACAACGTCGCCGTGCGCCGGGCGATCGCCTTCGCCCTGGACCGGGAGGCGATCACCAAGGCCGCCAAGTTCGGGCTGGCCACCGTCAACCAGACCGCCATCTCGCAGAACAGCGCCTACCACTACGAGTACGCGCCGTACACGCACGATGCGAACCAGGCCCGGCAACTGCTGGACCAGGCCGGTGTCAGCGGGCTGACCCTGGACCTGATGGTCACCACCGAGTATCCGGAGACCGTCACCGCCGCACAGGTGATCGCCTCGCAGTTGGCGGAGATCGGCGTCACCGTCAAGATTCGTACGCTGGACTTCGCGCAGTGGCTCGACGAGCAGGGCAACGGCAACTTCGACGCGTTCATGCTCGGCTGGCTGGGCAACATCGACCCGGACGAGTTCTACTACGCCCAGCACCACAGTGGCGGCACCTTCAACTTCCACAAGTACGCCAACCCCACCGTCGATCGGCTGCTCGACCAGGCTCGCACCGAGACCGACCAGGGCGCCCGCAAACAGCGGTACGAGCAGGTGGCCAAGCAGATCGTCGACGACGCCAGCTACATCTACCTCTACAACCCGGACGTGGCGCAGGGCTGGTCCAGCGGTCTGACCGGCTACGAGGTACGCACCGACCGGGCGATCCGGTTCCGCGACGCGGCGTTGGCGAAGTGA
- a CDS encoding sulfate ABC transporter substrate-binding protein: MRHRIRAAIALATVTGVALSGCGGDAAGGSSATLSIVGFAVPEAANKAIAAEWNKTEAGEGVRFRTSYGASGDQSRAVVAGLKTDYVHFSVSSDVTRLVDAGLVEESWDDGPTKGIVSSSVVVLAVREGNPRNIQSWDDLIKPGIGIVTPNPASSGAARWNALAAWGHIAANGGTDAQAQEYVTKLFGNVVSMPNSGRDATTTFLGGAGDVLLAYENETILARQNGEKLDWVLPATTVLIENPGAILKNADPKAKEWLDFVLGPQGQRQFALTGFRPIIDGVDTSGIEGAIDPDDPFPAPQKLLTVEKDFESWSALSEKYFDESDGIVTKIIAASGKAK, encoded by the coding sequence ATGAGGCACCGGATCAGAGCAGCCATCGCTCTCGCCACGGTCACCGGCGTGGCGCTGTCGGGCTGCGGCGGCGACGCGGCGGGCGGCAGTTCCGCCACGCTGAGCATCGTCGGCTTCGCGGTACCCGAGGCGGCCAACAAGGCCATCGCCGCCGAGTGGAACAAGACCGAGGCCGGCGAGGGGGTCCGCTTCCGGACCTCGTACGGCGCCTCCGGCGACCAGAGCCGCGCCGTGGTGGCCGGCCTGAAGACCGACTACGTGCACTTCTCCGTGAGCAGCGACGTGACCCGCCTGGTCGACGCCGGACTGGTCGAGGAGAGCTGGGACGACGGCCCGACCAAGGGCATCGTCTCGTCGTCGGTGGTGGTGCTCGCGGTCCGCGAGGGCAACCCCAGGAACATCCAGAGCTGGGACGACCTGATCAAGCCCGGCATCGGCATCGTCACGCCGAACCCGGCCTCCTCGGGCGCTGCCCGCTGGAACGCCCTGGCCGCCTGGGGGCACATCGCCGCCAACGGCGGCACCGACGCCCAGGCGCAGGAGTACGTGACCAAGCTGTTCGGCAACGTCGTGTCGATGCCGAACAGCGGGCGGGACGCCACCACCACCTTCCTCGGCGGCGCCGGTGACGTCCTGCTGGCGTACGAGAACGAGACGATCCTGGCCCGGCAGAACGGCGAGAAGCTGGACTGGGTCCTGCCGGCGACCACCGTGCTGATCGAGAACCCGGGCGCGATCCTCAAGAACGCCGACCCGAAGGCGAAGGAGTGGCTGGACTTCGTGCTCGGCCCACAGGGGCAGCGGCAGTTCGCGCTGACCGGCTTCCGGCCGATCATTGACGGCGTCGACACCAGCGGCATCGAGGGCGCGATCGACCCGGACGACCCGTTCCCCGCCCCGCAGAAGCTACTGACCGTGGAGAAGGACTTCGAGAGCTGGTCGGCGCTGTCGGAGAAGTACTTCGACGAGAGTGACGGCATCGTCACCAAGATCATCGCGGCCTCCGGGAAGGCGAAGTGA
- the cysT gene encoding sulfate ABC transporter permease subunit CysT, with the protein MTSATLVPDRPAGNRRSARAGLPLTRVSGLGLGVAMVWFSLLVLIPLAAVVVTASEGGWGGFWRAVTNEQTAATLRLTVGTALLVTLVNVVMGTLIAWVLVRDRFFGKRALEILIDVPFALPTIVAGLVLLSLYGPDSPLGVNIANTRIAVFLAFLFVTLPFIVRTVQPVLSELDPDAEEAAASLGASRLTTFRRIILPSLTPAIAAGAALSFARAVGEYGSLVLLSGNLPMRTEVASVRILSSIENDNPDSAAAVAVVLLAVSLAVIVVLDVIQRRVMRRG; encoded by the coding sequence GTGACCTCGGCGACCCTGGTTCCGGACCGGCCGGCGGGCAACCGCCGGTCGGCCCGGGCCGGCCTACCGCTGACCCGGGTCTCCGGACTCGGGCTCGGCGTCGCGATGGTGTGGTTCAGCCTGCTGGTGCTCATCCCGCTCGCCGCCGTCGTGGTCACCGCCTCGGAGGGCGGCTGGGGCGGGTTCTGGCGGGCGGTGACCAACGAGCAGACCGCCGCCACCCTCCGGCTGACTGTCGGCACCGCGCTGCTGGTCACGCTGGTCAACGTCGTGATGGGCACGCTGATCGCCTGGGTGCTGGTGCGGGACCGCTTCTTCGGCAAGCGGGCGCTGGAAATCCTGATCGACGTGCCGTTCGCCCTGCCGACGATCGTCGCGGGTCTGGTGCTGCTGTCGCTGTACGGGCCGGACAGCCCGCTCGGCGTCAACATCGCCAACACCCGGATCGCGGTCTTCCTCGCCTTCCTCTTCGTCACGCTGCCGTTCATCGTGCGGACCGTGCAGCCGGTGCTGTCCGAACTGGACCCGGACGCCGAGGAGGCGGCGGCGTCGCTGGGCGCCAGCCGGTTGACCACCTTCCGGCGGATCATCCTGCCCAGCCTCACGCCGGCCATCGCAGCGGGCGCCGCGTTGTCGTTCGCCCGCGCGGTCGGTGAGTACGGCTCGCTGGTCCTGCTCTCCGGCAACCTGCCGATGCGTACCGAGGTGGCCTCGGTCCGCATCCTCAGCAGCATCGAGAACGACAATCCCGACAGCGCGGCAGCGGTCGCGGTGGTGCTGCTGGCCGTCTCGTTGGCCGTCATCGTGGTACTCGACGTCATTCAGCGGAGGGTGATGCGCCGTGGCTGA
- a CDS encoding Fic family protein, which translates to MTPDVPWRSVEPLPELNGDIAELLSATDSLRMVWEDNLQLSTAEEIEAARKRSLRRHAIETGIIERLYDLDWGVTEALVAEGLTLDVAAGEGELTEDTLAVIQDQYTALEHLAETARGGSPLSLHFIRELHALVTRHQPTFDAQDQFGRVVRATLRHGDWKTQGNSVTREDGTRVHFTPPEHVQTEMERLLVLYDEMSATVHPIVRGAWLHHRFIRIHPFADGNGRVARALTLLVLLQAHYAPLVVDRRQRGDYIAALDHANDGDIRPLVRFFARLERQALTSALTGTVEVAPAGAGAVDVARAYAERLRGLVHAGDGRPRQQTKELAFDVHARLTDYMRGVRDQFLEAFRTADPAAEALVTEAAPPSEQAAYWRAQLIRTANAVDFYTNLREGSWWVQLRLTVLGQTMRHVVAVQKVGRGETGVLAVTAFAETVENHVPGDLPRRTPLLNPGPDDSVTLIHTDSAADRWQEVCEFVDRTLAASIAGFSNSLG; encoded by the coding sequence GTGACACCTGATGTTCCCTGGCGCAGCGTCGAGCCGTTGCCCGAGCTGAACGGCGACATCGCCGAACTGCTCTCGGCGACCGACAGTCTCCGCATGGTCTGGGAGGACAACCTCCAACTCTCCACGGCGGAGGAGATCGAGGCGGCGCGCAAGCGCAGTCTGCGCCGCCACGCCATCGAGACGGGGATCATCGAGCGGCTCTACGACCTCGACTGGGGTGTGACCGAAGCGCTCGTCGCCGAAGGGCTGACCCTCGACGTCGCGGCGGGCGAGGGTGAGCTGACCGAGGACACGCTCGCCGTGATCCAGGACCAGTACACCGCGTTGGAGCACCTCGCCGAGACGGCGCGCGGAGGCTCGCCACTGTCCCTGCATTTCATCCGGGAACTACATGCGCTGGTCACCCGGCACCAACCCACCTTCGACGCGCAGGATCAGTTCGGGCGTGTCGTGCGGGCCACGCTGCGGCACGGTGACTGGAAGACCCAGGGGAACTCCGTCACGCGGGAGGACGGCACCCGCGTCCATTTCACGCCTCCCGAGCACGTCCAGACGGAGATGGAACGCCTCCTCGTCCTGTACGACGAGATGTCGGCGACGGTGCACCCGATCGTGCGGGGTGCCTGGCTGCACCACCGGTTCATCCGTATCCACCCGTTCGCCGACGGCAACGGACGCGTGGCGCGAGCCTTGACCCTGCTGGTGCTGCTCCAGGCCCACTACGCTCCGCTCGTGGTGGACCGGCGTCAACGCGGCGACTACATCGCCGCGCTCGATCACGCTAACGACGGCGACATCCGGCCACTGGTGCGCTTCTTCGCCCGGCTGGAACGGCAGGCACTGACGTCCGCGCTCACCGGCACCGTGGAAGTCGCACCCGCCGGGGCCGGGGCGGTGGACGTCGCCAGAGCCTACGCCGAACGCCTCCGAGGGTTGGTACACGCAGGAGACGGCCGGCCACGGCAGCAGACCAAAGAACTCGCCTTCGACGTGCACGCGCGGCTGACCGATTACATGCGGGGCGTGCGGGATCAGTTCCTGGAGGCGTTCCGCACCGCCGACCCCGCTGCGGAAGCCCTGGTGACGGAGGCGGCGCCGCCGAGCGAGCAAGCCGCGTACTGGCGGGCGCAACTCATCCGCACAGCGAACGCCGTGGACTTTTACACCAATCTGCGGGAAGGAAGCTGGTGGGTCCAGTTGCGGCTCACCGTACTCGGTCAGACCATGCGCCACGTCGTGGCGGTCCAAAAGGTCGGCCGGGGGGAGACGGGCGTACTCGCGGTCACCGCATTCGCTGAGACAGTCGAGAACCACGTACCCGGTGACCTGCCCCGGCGTACACCGTTGCTGAACCCCGGCCCCGACGACAGCGTCACCCTCATCCACACCGACTCGGCGGCAGATCGCTGGCAGGAGGTCTGCGAGTTCGTCGACCGGACCCTGGCAGCGAGCATCGCCGGTTTCAGCAACAGCCTGGGTTGA
- a CDS encoding ABC transporter permease, which produces MARFVIRRLVQSGVVLIGVTLVVFLLIQLVPGDPVRVALGTRFDQETYEALRARSGLDQPLVPQYFDYLRRALTGDLGVSFRSGRPVTAILLERLPATLSLAVTAVLFAMLVAFPLGIVSAIRSGSLVDHAVRVFSQFGVSVPDFWMGIMGILLFAGVLGWLPPSGYVALTEDPARWASHVALPAATIGLVTASILTRFIRSSMLEVLSEDYVRTAEAKGLRARVVVLRHVLRNALIPVVTVVAVQLASLLGGVIVIEVLFAWPGIGRLTFDAVRARDYPVLQGAVLLVAALFLLVNLLVDVLYARLDPRIRVR; this is translated from the coding sequence GTGGCACGCTTCGTGATCCGCCGGCTGGTGCAGTCCGGTGTGGTGCTGATCGGCGTGACCCTGGTGGTGTTCCTGCTGATCCAACTGGTGCCGGGTGACCCGGTACGCGTCGCGCTCGGCACCCGGTTCGACCAGGAGACGTACGAGGCGTTGCGGGCCCGGTCCGGGCTGGACCAGCCGCTGGTCCCGCAGTACTTCGACTACCTCCGCCGGGCGCTGACCGGCGACCTCGGCGTCAGTTTCCGCAGCGGCCGACCGGTCACCGCGATCCTGCTGGAACGGTTGCCCGCGACGCTGTCGCTGGCGGTCACCGCGGTGCTGTTCGCGATGCTCGTCGCGTTCCCGCTCGGGATCGTCTCGGCCATCCGCAGCGGCTCGCTGGTCGACCACGCGGTACGCGTGTTCAGCCAGTTCGGGGTCTCGGTGCCCGACTTCTGGATGGGCATCATGGGCATCCTGCTCTTCGCCGGGGTGCTCGGGTGGCTCCCGCCGTCGGGGTACGTGGCGCTGACCGAGGACCCGGCCCGGTGGGCCTCGCACGTGGCTCTGCCGGCCGCCACGATCGGCCTGGTCACCGCCTCGATCCTGACCCGCTTCATCCGTTCCTCGATGCTGGAGGTGCTCTCCGAGGACTACGTCCGCACCGCCGAGGCGAAGGGGCTGCGGGCCCGGGTGGTGGTGCTGCGGCACGTCCTGCGCAACGCGCTCATCCCGGTGGTGACCGTCGTGGCGGTGCAACTGGCCAGCCTGCTCGGCGGGGTGATCGTGATCGAGGTGCTGTTCGCCTGGCCCGGCATCGGCCGGCTCACCTTCGACGCGGTCCGGGCCCGGGACTACCCGGTGCTGCAAGGCGCGGTGCTGTTGGTCGCGGCCCTGTTCCTGCTGGTCAACCTGCTGGTGGACGTCCTCTACGCCCGCCTCGACCCGAGGATCAGGGTCCGATGA
- a CDS encoding ABC transporter ATP-binding protein — protein sequence MTAERTEPHLTGHRPGATADVVAELDDLTVWFPTPAGVVRAVDGVSLRVRRGETLGLVGESGSGKSTTGLALLRLVDPTSGTVRVAGQDVTHWSRRRLRALRRRVAMVFQDPQASLDPRRTVGASIAEPLAVHRLTDRSAARRRRVAELLDMVGLRDDLADRHPHELSGGQRQRVGIARALAGEPDLIVLDEPIASLDLSVQAQIMNLLRGLQRDLGLTYLFIAHDLAAVEHMSDRMAVMYLGRIVESGTPARIWQQPAHPYTAALLSAIPVADPQAERARRRVILNGDIPSPVDPPVGCRFRTRCPQARPDCAGTDPPLVEVVPGHWAACLFAGEAVRAMRAG from the coding sequence ATGACGGCCGAGCGGACCGAGCCGCACCTGACCGGCCACCGGCCCGGCGCGACGGCCGACGTGGTCGCCGAACTCGACGACCTGACGGTGTGGTTCCCGACCCCGGCGGGCGTGGTCCGCGCGGTGGACGGGGTGTCGCTGCGGGTACGCCGGGGCGAGACGCTGGGTCTGGTCGGCGAGTCGGGCAGCGGCAAGTCGACCACCGGGCTGGCGTTGCTGCGGCTGGTCGACCCGACCTCGGGCACGGTCCGGGTGGCCGGGCAGGACGTGACCCACTGGTCGCGGCGGCGGTTGCGCGCGCTGCGCCGCCGGGTGGCCATGGTCTTCCAGGATCCGCAGGCGTCCCTCGACCCGCGCCGTACGGTGGGCGCGAGCATCGCCGAACCGCTGGCCGTGCACCGGCTCACCGATCGGAGCGCCGCGCGGCGGCGGCGGGTGGCGGAACTGCTCGACATGGTCGGGTTGCGTGATGACCTCGCCGACCGGCATCCGCACGAGCTCTCCGGCGGTCAGCGACAGCGGGTCGGTATCGCCCGCGCCCTGGCCGGCGAGCCCGACCTGATCGTGCTGGACGAGCCGATCGCCTCGCTGGACCTCAGCGTGCAGGCCCAGATCATGAACCTGCTGCGGGGGCTGCAACGGGACCTGGGGCTGACCTACCTGTTCATCGCGCACGACCTGGCCGCGGTGGAGCACATGAGCGATCGGATGGCGGTGATGTACCTGGGGCGGATCGTGGAGTCCGGCACGCCGGCCCGGATCTGGCAGCAGCCGGCGCATCCGTACACGGCGGCGCTGTTGTCGGCGATCCCGGTGGCGGATCCGCAGGCCGAGCGGGCCCGTCGGCGGGTCATCCTCAACGGCGACATCCCGAGCCCGGTGGACCCGCCGGTGGGTTGCCGCTTCCGGACCCGGTGCCCGCAGGCCCGGCCGGACTGCGCCGGGACGGATCCGCCGCTGGTCGAGGTCGTCCCGGGGCATTGGGCCGCCTGCCTGTTCGCGGGGGAGGCGGTACGGGCGATGCGCGCCGGGTAG
- a CDS encoding DUF5872 domain-containing protein, translating into MARYTKPELREQIKAEIMASDRGGRPGQWSARKSQLLTKEYERRGGGFLGPKDSRQRSLERWGAEKWQTSTGSTRARKDGETARYLPKKAWEKLSDEQKRDTDTKKRRASRTGRQFVANTDPAKRARKETTSPRGRSATSAERLTELTVPEASRLVRDLDKNQLRTALRRERGGKARKTLLQRLQSELDRR; encoded by the coding sequence ATGGCGCGGTACACGAAACCGGAACTCCGGGAGCAGATCAAGGCCGAGATCATGGCCTCCGACCGGGGCGGCCGGCCCGGTCAGTGGTCGGCCCGCAAGTCGCAACTGCTCACCAAGGAGTACGAACGGCGCGGCGGCGGCTTCCTGGGACCGAAGGACTCGCGGCAGCGGTCGTTGGAGCGCTGGGGCGCGGAGAAGTGGCAGACCAGCACCGGCTCCACCCGGGCCCGCAAGGACGGCGAAACCGCGCGATACCTGCCGAAGAAGGCGTGGGAGAAGCTCTCGGACGAGCAGAAGCGCGACACCGACACCAAGAAGCGACGGGCGTCGCGTACCGGTCGGCAGTTCGTCGCCAACACCGACCCGGCCAAACGCGCCCGCAAGGAGACGACCTCCCCACGTGGTCGGTCCGCCACCTCGGCCGAGCGGCTCACCGAGCTGACGGTTCCCGAGGCCAGTCGACTCGTACGCGACCTCGACAAGAACCAGCTCAGGACGGCGCTGCGACGCGAACGCGGCGGCAAGGCCCGCAAGACGCTCCTGCAACGCCTCCAGTCGGAGCTCGACCGCCGCTGA
- a CDS encoding RrF2 family transcriptional regulator, whose amino-acid sequence MHVSARSDYAVRAMLAVAECHPAVVKAAALAASQDIPYSFLQGILLDLRRAGLLHSLRGADGGYALTRPPGEITVGDVLRATGGALTTVRGAPADVATYHGVAAGLGEVWLSVHRAIEDVVDHATLADLLAPGDGRGRDVVGRPPRVA is encoded by the coding sequence GTGCACGTCTCAGCGCGATCGGACTACGCCGTACGGGCGATGCTGGCGGTGGCGGAGTGCCACCCGGCGGTGGTGAAGGCGGCGGCGCTGGCCGCGAGCCAGGACATCCCGTACTCGTTCCTCCAGGGCATCCTGCTGGACCTGCGCCGGGCCGGCCTGCTGCACAGCCTGCGCGGCGCGGACGGCGGCTACGCGTTGACCCGCCCGCCGGGCGAGATCACCGTGGGCGACGTGCTGCGCGCCACCGGCGGGGCGCTGACGACGGTCCGTGGCGCGCCCGCCGACGTGGCCACCTATCACGGCGTGGCCGCCGGGCTGGGAGAGGTGTGGCTGTCGGTGCACCGGGCGATCGAGGACGTGGTCGACCACGCCACTCTGGCGGATCTGCTCGCGCCCGGCGATGGGCGGGGGCGGGACGTCGTCGGTCGGCCGCCCCGGGTGGCGTGA